A region of Methanomicrobium sp. W14 DNA encodes the following proteins:
- the rqcH gene encoding ribosome rescue protein RqcH, whose amino-acid sequence MATQKGMSGIDLYAMLSELKSCLPLWIGKIYQYNNETFGFRLNGDDHQKYNFLVECSRRAHISEKLPPAPKNPSGYSMFLRKYISGGRILDITQYGIQRIVDFKIGKTEQVLHLIFELFDEGNAILCDNNYIIQNPLKNHRFRDREVLPGVRYELPEEIIYPENIEKTSLLLKKSDKNLVKTIASYFMTGGNYAEEICRISDYDKNMDVQLADPETIFKAFSEVLSRCTDNKNPVITGSGCWPFLFEGEKPVQEFESYNNALNSFYPLPEEEEKDAKPVLSKEEVIRNRQKKAIEGFEKNIILIQKKVDLIYSNYQLVSEIINTLNEAGKNHSWQEIENILKESSISAAKAILKVYPKNASVDVKIEDVAVRIYIHESIEVNANRYYSEIKKYKKKKNGAIKAMEKFAPVKKPEKKKEITLLKPKWYHRFRWFYTSDGVLVIGGRDAGTNEEIVKKYMEGNDTFVHADVHGGSVVIVKGETRFWDEVSVFAASYSNIWKSGHFYGDVYAAKREQVSKTAESGEFVARGAFVIRGERKYFRDVSLGVAIGLQYEPAVAVIGGPVSAVKKRAKYYVVLKPGTFEPNDAARKVLRNLKDIIPEGDFKSLKSVLNTEAIAAFVPPGGSDIETGVLNEG is encoded by the coding sequence ATGGCAACACAAAAAGGAATGAGCGGCATTGACCTTTACGCGATGCTCTCAGAACTAAAATCCTGCCTTCCTCTGTGGATAGGCAAAATTTACCAGTACAATAACGAGACATTCGGTTTCAGGCTTAACGGGGATGATCACCAGAAATATAATTTCCTGGTTGAATGCAGCAGGCGCGCCCATATTTCAGAAAAACTTCCGCCTGCGCCGAAAAACCCTTCCGGGTACTCGATGTTTCTCAGGAAATACATTTCAGGAGGAAGAATTCTTGATATTACCCAGTATGGCATTCAGAGAATTGTCGATTTTAAAATAGGGAAAACCGAACAGGTATTACACCTTATTTTTGAATTATTTGACGAAGGAAATGCAATACTCTGTGATAATAACTATATTATCCAAAACCCGCTGAAAAATCACAGATTCCGCGACAGGGAAGTACTGCCGGGTGTCAGATATGAGCTTCCAGAAGAAATCATATATCCTGAAAACATTGAAAAAACTTCCCTGCTCCTTAAAAAAAGCGACAAGAATCTTGTAAAAACTATCGCTTCATACTTTATGACAGGAGGAAACTACGCAGAAGAAATTTGCAGGATATCCGATTATGACAAAAACATGGACGTACAGTTGGCAGACCCCGAGACTATATTCAAAGCGTTCAGTGAGGTTCTCAGCCGTTGCACAGACAACAAAAACCCTGTCATCACAGGTTCGGGGTGCTGGCCTTTCCTTTTTGAGGGCGAAAAGCCGGTACAGGAATTTGAGTCCTACAACAATGCACTGAATAGCTTTTACCCCCTTCCTGAAGAAGAGGAAAAAGACGCAAAACCCGTCCTGTCAAAAGAAGAGGTTATCAGGAACAGACAAAAAAAGGCAATTGAAGGTTTTGAGAAGAATATAATACTTATCCAGAAAAAAGTTGACCTCATATACTCAAATTACCAGCTTGTATCCGAAATTATCAATACACTGAATGAAGCAGGCAAAAACCACTCCTGGCAGGAGATAGAAAATATTCTTAAAGAAAGCAGCATATCCGCTGCAAAAGCAATCCTGAAGGTGTACCCGAAAAATGCATCTGTAGACGTCAAAATTGAAGACGTCGCAGTCAGAATTTACATTCATGAAAGCATCGAGGTCAACGCAAACCGCTACTACAGTGAGATAAAAAAATACAAAAAGAAGAAAAACGGCGCAATAAAGGCAATGGAAAAATTTGCCCCCGTTAAAAAGCCTGAAAAGAAAAAGGAGATTACTCTTTTAAAACCCAAATGGTACCACAGGTTCAGGTGGTTTTATACAAGCGACGGAGTCCTTGTAATAGGCGGAAGGGACGCCGGCACAAACGAGGAGATAGTCAAAAAATACATGGAAGGAAACGATACCTTCGTTCACGCAGACGTCCACGGAGGAAGCGTCGTGATAGTCAAGGGCGAGACCAGATTCTGGGACGAAGTATCCGTTTTTGCCGCATCGTACTCCAATATCTGGAAATCAGGGCACTTTTATGGTGATGTATACGCGGCAAAGCGTGAGCAGGTAAGCAAAACAGCTGAATCTGGTGAATTCGTTGCAAGGGGTGCATTCGTTATAAGAGGAGAAAGAAAATATTTCAGGGACGTCTCCCTTGGAGTTGCAATAGGTCTCCAGTATGAGCCCGCAGTCGCCGTTATCGGAGGGCCTGTATCGGCGGTAAAAAAACGTGCCAAATATTATGTAGTCCTAAAGCCCGGAACATTTGAGCCAAATGACGCCGCCAGAAAAGTTCTGAGAAACCTAAAGGACATTATCCCTGAGGGAGATTTCAAAAGCCTTAAATCGGTCCTCAATACTGAGGCAATTGCGGCATTCGTCCCGCCGGGAGGGTCCGATATAGAAACCGGGGTCTTAAATGAAGGCTGA
- a CDS encoding mRNA surveillance protein pelota gives MKADCTDLKDSSGEIRLFPENTDDLWHLEHLITPGCLVYATTFRSPENATDKARPEKQEKKAVRLGIRTEKIEFHRNSNRLRVMGIIEFGMDCGFYHTISVEPGYEISVIKKWSSLDLERIKRAVKSSVTGVIHIITIEEGSCEVYRIRQFGPEFGKSVLGGSGKREGLDKRQEFFEEILDIMLATTGPLVIAGPGFVKDDFMDFVKSKDKGLASRCVTAETRRIGRGAVQEVIGLGILDKISEDLQLKREVLAMDELIRRISSDGNAAYGVKEVSASVDFGAAENVLVCDGIIRDDRIAKILEKAENMRTEITVLSTEFEPGKQLSALGGIAALLRYKI, from the coding sequence ATGAAGGCTGACTGTACCGACCTGAAAGACTCATCAGGTGAAATCAGGCTGTTTCCTGAGAATACTGATGACCTGTGGCACCTTGAACACCTGATTACTCCGGGCTGCCTTGTCTACGCGACGACTTTCAGAAGCCCGGAAAATGCAACTGATAAGGCAAGACCTGAAAAACAGGAGAAAAAAGCAGTCAGGCTTGGAATAAGAACTGAAAAAATAGAATTTCACCGCAACTCAAACAGATTGCGTGTGATGGGAATAATAGAATTCGGGATGGACTGCGGGTTTTACCATACCATCAGCGTCGAGCCAGGATATGAAATATCGGTAATAAAAAAATGGAGCTCTCTTGACCTCGAAAGAATAAAAAGGGCTGTCAAATCCTCGGTGACAGGCGTGATACATATAATCACAATCGAGGAAGGGAGCTGCGAGGTCTACAGGATACGGCAGTTTGGGCCTGAATTTGGAAAATCAGTTCTTGGCGGTTCAGGCAAGAGAGAGGGGCTTGACAAAAGACAGGAGTTTTTTGAAGAGATTCTGGACATAATGCTTGCAACAACCGGACCTCTTGTAATTGCAGGACCCGGTTTTGTCAAAGACGATTTTATGGATTTCGTAAAGTCAAAAGACAAGGGCCTTGCCTCGAGATGCGTAACCGCAGAGACCAGAAGAATCGGAAGAGGAGCTGTACAGGAAGTCATAGGCCTTGGAATACTCGACAAGATTTCAGAAGACCTGCAGTTGAAGCGTGAAGTGCTTGCAATGGACGAACTTATCAGGAGAATATCCTCAGACGGCAACGCCGCCTATGGTGTAAAAGAGGTTTCTGCCTCAGTCGATTTTGGCGCTGCTGAAAACGTTCTGGTATGCGACGGGATTATAAGAGATGACAGAATCGCAAAAATTCTTGAAAAGGCAGAAAACATGCGTACGGAAATAACTGTCCTTTCAACCGAATTTGAACCCGGAAAACAGTTGTCGGCACTTGGCGGAATCGCCGCACTGCTAAGATACAAAATATGA
- a CDS encoding peptidylprolyl isomerase codes for MEIKEGDFVRLNYTGSVDGNIFDTTSEELAKENDAFSEGKDYEPIVIRIGGNHVIPGLDEDLAGKEAGKEYEVTIPPEKAYGQRDNTLVKSLPTKEFKEKPTVGMRVSSEGHQGVVVNVIGKRAVVDFNHMLAGKTLDYKYTVEGVVEDAVEKAKALFKLFANRDFEMELNDGVLTVSLPAGITYDQRWMMGKGMAVYQAFEYVDGIEEIVLKETFKKPEKKEPEPVENAEEN; via the coding sequence ATGGAAATAAAAGAAGGAGATTTTGTCAGACTGAACTATACCGGTTCAGTAGATGGAAACATATTTGACACCACCTCTGAAGAGTTAGCAAAGGAAAACGATGCTTTTTCAGAAGGGAAGGATTATGAGCCAATCGTAATCAGGATTGGCGGAAATCACGTAATACCCGGACTGGATGAGGACCTTGCAGGCAAAGAGGCCGGGAAAGAATACGAGGTTACTATACCTCCCGAGAAGGCATATGGCCAGCGTGACAACACCCTTGTGAAATCACTTCCCACTAAGGAGTTCAAGGAGAAGCCTACCGTTGGTATGCGTGTATCATCGGAAGGCCACCAGGGCGTCGTTGTAAACGTTATAGGAAAGCGGGCAGTAGTTGATTTCAACCATATGCTTGCCGGAAAGACTCTTGATTACAAGTACACCGTTGAAGGTGTTGTCGAGGATGCAGTGGAGAAGGCAAAAGCGCTGTTTAAACTCTTCGCAAACCGTGACTTTGAGATGGAGTTAAATGACGGAGTCCTGACTGTCTCGCTTCCTGCCGGAATCACCTATGATCAGCGCTGGATGATGGGAAAAGGAATGGCGGTTTACCAGGCTTTTGAGTACGTAGACGGTATAGAGGAGATTGTCCTCAAGGAAACCTTCAAGAAACCCGAGAAAAAAGAGCCTGAACCTGTTGAAAACGCTGAAGAAAATTAA
- the cyaB gene encoding class IV adenylate cyclase encodes MLEVEAKIKVSSIDKIRDELTNKKAGFLGKNTQKDLYYNAPDRDFAKTDEALRVRISGDSYELTYKGAKIKGTGAKAREEFNVTISSAEDMENILERLGFIKSSSVFKTREEYSFRGTTVALDIVEELGCFTEIEVITDDRNSALSLIDSVKSELSITGDIIRKSYLELVLEKKGQ; translated from the coding sequence ATGTTAGAGGTCGAAGCAAAAATAAAGGTAAGCTCAATTGACAAAATCAGGGACGAGCTGACAAATAAAAAAGCCGGATTCCTCGGAAAAAACACCCAGAAGGATTTATATTATAATGCCCCGGACCGGGATTTCGCAAAGACCGACGAGGCTCTCAGGGTAAGAATAAGCGGGGACAGTTACGAGCTTACATACAAAGGCGCAAAAATAAAGGGTACAGGGGCAAAGGCGCGTGAGGAGTTCAACGTCACAATAAGTTCTGCAGAGGATATGGAAAACATCCTTGAAAGACTTGGGTTCATCAAAAGCAGTTCAGTTTTCAAAACAAGGGAGGAATATTCATTCCGGGGCACTACGGTCGCACTTGACATCGTTGAAGAACTCGGGTGTTTTACAGAAATAGAAGTTATTACAGACGACAGGAACTCTGCTTTAAGCCTGATTGACTCGGTCAAATCGGAACTGAGCATAACCGGGGACATTATAAGAAAGTCCTATCTCGAACTGGTCCTTGAAAAAAAAGGACAATAA
- a CDS encoding metallophosphoesterase, translating into MINVLLLTDLHGQYGKMGSFLDLGPDMVLISGDLTEMGPCETVIPLLDEINVPCFAIPGNCDPKEILDTIEKSEAVCLHGSSIDIGEVTLVGVGGANPTPFCTPFEIDEKEIDNLLTNAESRAKQNVHNILLCHAPPYGVLDDVGGNSVGSRSIKDHMNKYDLVCCGHIHDQSGIKEVDGTIVVNPGPASEGRCAMITLGDEPKDIKVDLKKV; encoded by the coding sequence ATGATAAATGTTCTTTTGCTCACTGACCTGCATGGTCAGTATGGCAAGATGGGTTCATTTCTTGATTTGGGGCCGGATATGGTCCTGATATCAGGTGATTTAACTGAAATGGGACCCTGTGAAACTGTCATTCCGCTGCTTGACGAAATAAACGTGCCGTGTTTTGCGATTCCGGGCAACTGTGATCCAAAGGAAATCCTGGACACTATTGAAAAATCGGAAGCCGTATGCCTGCACGGGTCTTCAATTGACATCGGGGAAGTCACCCTTGTCGGGGTAGGAGGTGCTAACCCGACACCTTTCTGCACTCCTTTCGAGATAGATGAAAAAGAGATAGATAATCTTCTTACAAACGCTGAATCAAGGGCAAAACAGAATGTTCACAACATACTCTTGTGCCATGCTCCTCCTTACGGGGTTCTTGATGATGTAGGCGGAAACAGTGTAGGGAGCAGGTCGATAAAAGATCATATGAATAAATATGATCTTGTCTGCTGTGGTCATATTCACGACCAGTCCGGAATAAAAGAGGTTGATGGAACAATTGTCGTAAACCCCGGTCCCGCTTCCGAGGGCAGATGCGCAATGATTACACTCGGGGATGAGCCCAAGGATATAAAGGTAGATTTAAAAAAGGTCTGA
- a CDS encoding TIGR04013 family B12-binding domain/radical SAM domain-containing protein, producing the protein MKVNWRYIKAARNSYAALYSACEKNNIILNPVDCPEKDITLYSLNSINAEQYADEMKNADCITVAGGPHPSAVPDEVLNCADYVIVGEGEYTLPALIRYIEKKSFVFPKGVAAKGRYEKNDTTVLLDAYPPFSKVKGYIEISRGCPFSCAYCQTPRLFGCFMRHRSIDGIVRSSKHYKDIRFLTPNALSYGSDGKKPVYSKLKKLLSSFDRDKNLYLGTFPSEVRPEFVTRESLEIIHDFCRNDKIHFGAQSGSDSVLKRINRGHTSGDVLRAVELCRDNGFVPVVDYIVGLPGETDEEQKETVDQVKWVAKYGKIHAHYFMPLPGTPFYKKKPSALIPELDQVLGKLALSGRVTGSWMTTELRFFRKSKNQ; encoded by the coding sequence ATAACGCTTTACAGTCTTAATTCGATAAATGCAGAACAATACGCTGATGAGATGAAAAATGCGGACTGCATAACTGTTGCAGGGGGACCGCACCCGTCGGCAGTGCCTGATGAAGTGCTGAATTGTGCAGACTATGTTATTGTAGGAGAAGGGGAATACACGCTTCCTGCACTTATAAGGTATATCGAAAAAAAATCATTCGTTTTTCCTAAAGGTGTTGCGGCAAAGGGCAGGTATGAGAAGAATGACACGACTGTTCTTCTGGATGCATACCCTCCTTTTTCAAAGGTGAAGGGTTATATTGAAATTTCGCGCGGGTGCCCTTTTAGCTGTGCATACTGCCAGACTCCAAGACTTTTCGGATGCTTCATGCGCCATCGTTCGATAGACGGTATTGTCAGGTCTTCAAAGCATTATAAAGATATAAGATTTCTGACCCCCAATGCACTTTCATACGGTTCAGATGGGAAAAAACCCGTTTACAGCAAACTAAAAAAACTTCTCTCCTCTTTTGACAGAGATAAAAATCTCTACTTGGGAACGTTTCCAAGCGAGGTCAGGCCCGAGTTTGTAACCCGTGAGTCACTGGAGATTATTCATGATTTCTGCAGAAATGACAAGATTCATTTTGGCGCACAGTCCGGAAGCGATTCGGTTTTGAAAAGAATAAACCGCGGGCATACATCAGGCGACGTTTTAAGAGCAGTTGAACTCTGCAGGGACAACGGGTTTGTTCCTGTTGTCGACTACATAGTCGGACTTCCCGGCGAGACTGATGAGGAGCAGAAAGAGACGGTCGATCAGGTGAAATGGGTTGCAAAATACGGAAAAATTCACGCACATTATTTTATGCCCCTTCCCGGGACGCCATTTTACAAAAAAAAGCCTTCTGCTTTGATTCCTGAACTGGATCAAGTACTAGGTAAACTTGCGTTGTCAGGTAGGGTTACCGGTTCATGGATGACTACAGAGTTAAGGTTTTTTAGAAAGAGCAAAAATCAATAA